The Pseudomonas sp. IAC-BECa141 genome contains the following window.
ACCGGCGTCCTGCCACCCGTGTCGATCCTCAACGAAGAACAAGCGGCCTATCACTTCCTGTCCGGCTACACCGCACTGGTGGGCTCGACTGAAATGGGCTCGGGCAGCGGCATCAAGTCGACCTTCTCCACCTGCTTCGGCGCACCGTTCTTCCCGCGTCCGGCCGGCGAATACGCTGAACTGCTGATCAAGCGCATCCGCGGCTTCGGCTCCAAGGTCTACCTGGTCAACACCGGCTGGACCGGCGGTGGCTACGGCGTCGGCAAACGCTTCAACATCCCGACCACCCGCGCGGTGATCGCAGCGATCCAGAGCGGCGCGCTGATCGGCGCAGCCACCGAGCACCTGGACACCATCAACCTGGACGTGCCACTGGCTGTACCGGGCGTCGAAACCAACCTGCTCAACCCGCGCAACACCTGGGCTGACAAGGCTGCGTACGACGAAGCTGCCAAAGCACTGGCCGGTCTGTTCATCGAGAACTTCAAGAAGTTCGAAGTGAGCGACGCGATCAAGGCTGCCGGGCCTAAGTTGTAAGACTGGGTTTTGGTGAATGAAAAAGCCGCCTCTTGTGGGCGGCTTTTTTGTGGGCGTTCATTTTCTCAATGGGCCAATGCATTCAAAACATGAACCGGGTCGTTATGAATGGCCTTGAGCAAAGCTTTTGCCGGCCCAGTAGGCTCGCGACGACCCTGTTCCCAATTTCGTAGAGTGCCGAGCTGGACGTCGATCAGTGCCGCAAATTTGGCCTGGGTCAAACCGGTAGCTTTACGAATCTCTTTGACCTGCAAAGCATCAACGTGGAATTCGCGAGAAGGTGTGCGCTCGCCTCGTACGATCTCGTCCATCTCTTGCACACTTTCCATCAGCTCATCAAAAAATTTGCTCATGGTCATCTCCATTTTTCGATCAAGACCTTGAGTGCTTTGCGCTCATCGCTGGACAGATCGTGTTGTTCATTTTTAGGGTAGATCATCAATAACCCGATTTGTGATGCCGAAACGAAGTGGTAGTAGATAACCCGTGCTCCGCCTCGCTTGCCGTGTCCTTTCGCTGCGATTCGGGTTTTTCGGATCCCGCCTGTGCCTTCAATTACATCGCCAATCGAGGGACTTACAACCAGTTGCTTCTGAAAAGCGGCGTAAGTGTCATCGTCCAGCAGCTCTTTTACTCGACGGGTAAAGATCCGAGTCTCAATAAAAATCATCGCAAATGTACGCCATTGGCTTACCTTCCAGCAATGCTGGCGGGATTTGAGTAGATGACTGGTAAGTGATCGTTCTCATGTCGAACATGGGAACGATCTGATCACTCAACCTCAGACTGGAGCTTTCCAGTTGAGCATTCGTTGCTGGGCGACCTGTAACAGGTCAAACCCGTCTTTGGTCAGCAGGTAAAGGGCGTGGGTGATGTGAGGAATGTCTTCAACGTCGGCGTGTTTGAAGCAGAGGCAGTAGAGGGTTTGCAGCAGGTCGCTTGAGGCGCGCAGGCGCTGGACGGCGCATTCGAGGATGTCTTGCGGGTTGGCTTCGGTGTCGATGACGAGGGGCTTGGTGTCGGTGAGATTGGAGTCGAGTGGGCGGTAGCGATTGGAGTGGAGCTCGTTCCATGATTTCATTTTTTAGATCCTCAATTGCTTCGAATGAAGCCACCACATCGTGACCAAGCGACTGGAGGCGACTGTGTTCGGGTTGGTCAACCGGTGAGGATCATGCACATACCCGGCACGCTCGAAAGCGTCCCAAACACAGCCACCATAACGCTGCTGGCAATTGAGTGCCGGCAGCATACAGCGGACGCGAATGCATGATCCATTCGGGTGACCAAGCCCGAGTCGCTGAATTGTCAGCGACAGTCACAACTATAGGTTTCGGCCCACTGGCGCCGATAGAAGACAAGGCGCCGCTGCGTGTAGGAACGGGATGCAGATTCGTGCAGCCCGTTCCTACGGATCAATCACGGTTTTCAACGAATCGATCGATACGCCTCAATATCCAGCACACTCGTGGTCAGCCCGGTCGCCGGGGTATAGATCGTGCCTTTCACCGTCGAGAACGGAACGCCTTTGCTGCCCAGCGAAACGTAGCGCTCGCCTTGATCCAGCTCGGTGAACCAGGTGTAGGAACACTTCTCCATGGCCTTGTATTTCGCTGCCGCGTTGACGATGGCGGCGGTGTGGTTGCGAAGGGCGGCATCGGTGAGGTTGAGGTTTTTGTCGAGTACGGTGCCCCAGCGTTTCAGGCAGACCTCGGCAAAGTGGCGCACGATCAGGCCGGGTTCGGCCAGCACTTTTGGACCACTGTTGCCATCGGCGGAGGCGTTGCCCACCAGGGTGGCGTGACGGCCGGGCATCGGGAAGATGCTGGTCTTGGTTCCGGTCGCGGTTTGCGGGATGACGCAACTGAAGCCCTTGGAACGTTCATCCCGAGCGTAGAAACCCACATACTCTTTTACGTTGCTGTTGAGCTTTACCCGATGTTCCTGAAAATTGCCAATACCTGGCACCGGGTCAATGGCGAAGATATTCACTGGAATGTTTTTCAGTGCACTGTCCTTGAACATGACATTGGCCAGCATGTGACAACTGATACCCCCGCGGCTCCAGCCCACCAGATTGACTTTTGTTGGAATAACACCACCCTTTCGGAAGGTTTTAATAATCTGCTCCTGTAACTTCTGTTGCGTGACGCTGCGATCGCCATAGTTGTATTTGCGCCACAGCCACGAACCTTCGACCTTTACATCTTCAATCGGGATGCCGGCGGCTTTGAGGCGGTTATATTCCGCTTCGGTCAGTTGCTCGCGCTGCCAGTCACATTGGCCCTTGATGATGTTTACCGCGTGTTGGACGTTCTCCTCCCAGCCCTTGCCGAACAAAGTTCCGCTGAGACCGTAGTCCTTGGATTTGGTGAACAGATCATCAGCTTGCAGGTTGCTGGTACCGGGGCCATCGACGACGATCCATTCGGCGAACTCGCGCCCCGTGTGATGAGACGCAAGTGTGGAGACCAATTCTCCATTCCAATAGTTTTCATGAGTATCATCAAACTTTGTCGAACCTGTACCGCAAAAGAAAATAGTCAGCGTAGTCATGTTATTGCTCTTGGTTGATGTAAGAGCGAACAGGCTAGTTCTGAACTTTGCTGTAAGGGAAGTGGTGGGTTGTTGCGAACTTTGTAAGTTTGTCCGCGAGCGCTAATTATTTAATCGTTGCCTGGCAACTTCCAATAAGTCGCAGCCGTCCTGCGTCAATAAATAAAGCGCATTGACGATGTTGGGGATGTCTTTTACATCGGCCTGTTTGAAACACAAGCAGTAAAGAGTTTCCAGAAGATCGCTGGCGGCGCGCAACCGAAGATCGGCGGCATCGAGTAAATCAACCGGTGTTGCTTCGGTGTCGATGACCATTACCGGGTTGTTGCCGTCGCAGCTCTTGAGAGGGCGAAAACGATTATTCAGCGGTGTGGAAATGTTCATGTTTGAGGCGTGTCCTTTTCGAAGTCGCTTCGGCGGGCCGACACAGAGTTTTCAGTCGCGCCGGCCACTATAGAAGGGCTCCTTCGAATGGGACAAGACAGCCACAATGGACAGAATTCGTAGGGGTTTTTCCGGGGTTCGGGCATTTTCCCTACGCGGTTTTACGGCTTTTTCACAGCCAAACCCTGAGTGGAGAGATTTCCTACGTGTTTAGCGGGCGATTCCCGTTAAACATCTGTATGGTGCGCGCCAGAATCCGTGGGGCGTTTCCGGACGTCCGACCCAGACTTAAAGGGAATTAGGTATGCAGTGGCTACGAATGGCCTCGATCATTTTGCTTTGGGCCGGTGGATGTCGTTTGGCGTTGGCCTCCGAGGCGGGCAATGGACTGGTGCTCGCGCACGTGGAGCGCACGGACTGGCCGGACGCACTCACGACCCAGGCCGGCATCGACACGGCTTCCCGCGCTGAAGTGTTGATGTTCGGCAAGGCACTGCTGGCCTGCGAAGGCCTGGATGAATCCGCACTCAAACAACGCCTGGGTGTGCCACATGCGCAGCTCAAGTCAATCCGTCAGGTGCGTGAGGGTTTATGGGATCGTCTGCTCGCCACCTATCGCAACGCCAGTCAGAGCTGCGACGAGCAAGCGTTCTGCCCACGGGTGCGCAGTGTTGCCGACCTGCGTCAGCTGGCGGCGGCATTCACCGGTGATATCAGCCCGGCCCATGCACTGTGGGCCAGCAAAAGCCTGGGCGTGCATGAGCAGCTGTTGAACGAGCAATTGCGAGTGGCGGTGTTGCAGCCGTAGAGTCTGCTAAGCCGTTGGCGTGGGGCTCGCCGCCACCACGCTGGCGAGTGGCGGAAGCTCGCCGGGAAAGGGCAGGCACCCGCCCAGTAACAGGCTCTGGACAAGAAGGGCGAAGAGCAATTTCAAACGGTTCGACATATTCATTCCTTGGCGAGTCTCTAGATGTATCGGCCGTCCTGGCGCGATGAATGTCGGACGTTACTCTCGCCACGGCGATGCAGGCGAGGAACAAAGTGTTTCGTTTGTTTCTAGCCGTGACTCGGCATTTCACGCTGTATCATCCCGTATCGATTTGACCCCCGACCTTTCTCGACGCGCTGCGATCGCCCGCTAGGCTGTTGGCATCACAGCGGTCAACGGAGTGACAGCGAATGCACAACACCCTGGAACAGGTTTTCGGTTATCCACAGTTTCGTCCCGGTCAAGAAGCGGCAATCAGCGCCGTTCTCGCCGGGCGCTCGGCGGCTGCGATCTTTCCCACCGGCTCCGGCAAGTCCCTTTGTTATCAGGTGCCGGCAATCCTGCTGCCACACCTGACGCTGGTGGTCTCGCCGCTGCTGGCGTTGATGCAGGATCAGCTGGAGTTCTTGCGTCGGCACGGGATTTCGGCAGGCAGCATCGATTCGGCGCAGAGCCGCGAAGACGCCAACGATGTGATGGCTCGCGCCCGTTCCGGTGAACTGAAGATCCTGATGATTTCCGTGGAGCGTTTGAAGAACGAGCGCTTTCGCAACTTTTTGCAGCAGGTGCCGATCTCGCTGCTGGTGGTGGACGAGGCGCACTGCATCTCCGAGTGGGGCCACAATTTCCGCCCCGACTACCTCAAGCTGCCGGACTACCAGCGCCAGTTCAACATCCCGCAAACCTTGCTGCTGACCGCCACGGCAACACCGAAAGTCATCGCCGACATGCAGGCGAAATTCGCCATCGCTGCAGAAGATGTGGTGACCACCGGTTTCTATCGGCCAAACCTCAATCTGCTGGTCGAGCCGGTGCGTGGACAGGACAAGCGCCGCCGGCTGGTGGAGTGGATGAGCGAGCGTGCGGGTCAGCCGAGCATCGTCTACGTCACCCTGCAGAAAACCGCCGAACAGATTGCCGAACATCTTGAGCGCAATGGCATTCAGGCCGAGGCTTATCACGCCGGTTTGCCCCATGAGCAACGGGACGCGATCCAGAAGCACTTCATGAGCGGGCAGTCCAATTGCATCGTCGCCACCATTGCCTTCGGCATGGGTATCGACAAGAGCGACATCCGCAATGTGGTGCATTTCGACCTGCCCAAATCCATCGAAAACTACAGCCAGGAAATCGGTCGCGCCGGGCGTGACGGGCAGCCGTCCGATTGTCTGGTGCTGGCCAACCGCGACAGCCTCAACGTGCTGGAAAACTTTGTGTACGGCGACACGCCGGAACAGGATGGCATTCGCCATGTGTTGGACGAGTTGCAGGCCGCCGCAGCCGAAGGCCAATGGGAGTTTCTGCTCGGGCCGTTGGCGGATCAGAGCAACATTCGTTCGTTGCCTTTGAAGACGTTGCTGGTGCAGCTGGAACTGCGAGGGCTGATTGCCCCGCGCTACGCGTACTACGCTGAATACCGTTTCAAGTACTTGCTGGAGCCCGAAGCGCTGCTTGAGCGTTT
Protein-coding sequences here:
- the nadS gene encoding NadS family protein, giving the protein MSKFFDELMESVQEMDEIVRGERTPSREFHVDALQVKEIRKATGLTQAKFAALIDVQLGTLRNWEQGRREPTGPAKALLKAIHNDPVHVLNALAH
- a CDS encoding type II toxin-antitoxin system RelE/ParE family toxin; translated protein: MIFIETRIFTRRVKELLDDDTYAAFQKQLVVSPSIGDVIEGTGGIRKTRIAAKGHGKRGGARVIYYHFVSASQIGLLMIYPKNEQHDLSSDERKALKVLIEKWR
- a CDS encoding polysaccharide deacetylase, yielding MQWLRMASIILLWAGGCRLALASEAGNGLVLAHVERTDWPDALTTQAGIDTASRAEVLMFGKALLACEGLDESALKQRLGVPHAQLKSIRQVREGLWDRLLATYRNASQSCDEQAFCPRVRSVADLRQLAAAFTGDISPAHALWASKSLGVHEQLLNEQLRVAVLQP
- a CDS encoding ATP-dependent DNA helicase RecQ; translation: MHNTLEQVFGYPQFRPGQEAAISAVLAGRSAAAIFPTGSGKSLCYQVPAILLPHLTLVVSPLLALMQDQLEFLRRHGISAGSIDSAQSREDANDVMARARSGELKILMISVERLKNERFRNFLQQVPISLLVVDEAHCISEWGHNFRPDYLKLPDYQRQFNIPQTLLLTATATPKVIADMQAKFAIAAEDVVTTGFYRPNLNLLVEPVRGQDKRRRLVEWMSERAGQPSIVYVTLQKTAEQIAEHLERNGIQAEAYHAGLPHEQRDAIQKHFMSGQSNCIVATIAFGMGIDKSDIRNVVHFDLPKSIENYSQEIGRAGRDGQPSDCLVLANRDSLNVLENFVYGDTPEQDGIRHVLDELQAAAAEGQWEFLLGPLADQSNIRSLPLKTLLVQLELRGLIAPRYAYYAEYRFKYLLEPEALLERFEGERRDFVAAIIQTSSRARTWATVNFEAMYEQYSAERNRVVKALDYFQEKGWVELESKQMTEVYNVLRGDFDSQALSAELHDYFTRHEQTEVARIHAMLELFATERCLGYRLAEYFGDHDAPQQCGHCSVCHGQVARLPTPPELPALVDKNFAALCGDFIHRHQQHAGSTPSAEQVTRFLCGISVPLFTKLKARAISGFAALEEYPYAEVRAWAQAHL